One window of the Capnocytophaga haemolytica genome contains the following:
- a CDS encoding ABC transporter ATP-binding protein, with protein MQTKDSKIVIKTHNLTKRFGDFIATNAISFEVYAGEIFGFLGANGAGKTTAMKMLCGLSTPSSGEAQVAGFDVYTQAEEIKKNIGYMSQKFSLYEDLTVRENIELFGGIYGLTDKELKEKSRALLTRLQLEREAKTLVASLPLGWKQKLAFSVAVLHDPKIVFLDEPTGGVDPITRRQFWDLIYEVSDRGITVFVTTHYMDEAEYCNRISMMVDGVMKALDSPAALKQQFGKTTMDEVFYELARGAERSE; from the coding sequence ATGCAAACAAAAGATAGCAAAATAGTCATCAAAACCCATAACCTCACCAAACGCTTTGGGGATTTTATTGCGACCAATGCCATCAGCTTTGAGGTGTATGCAGGGGAGATCTTTGGGTTCCTCGGGGCGAATGGTGCAGGCAAAACCACTGCGATGAAGATGCTCTGCGGGCTCTCCACGCCTTCCTCTGGCGAGGCGCAGGTGGCGGGCTTTGACGTATACACCCAAGCGGAGGAAATCAAGAAGAATATCGGCTATATGAGTCAGAAGTTTTCGCTCTATGAAGACCTTACCGTGCGGGAGAACATCGAGCTTTTCGGCGGCATCTATGGGCTAACAGATAAGGAGCTAAAAGAGAAGAGTCGCGCCTTGCTCACCCGCTTGCAGTTGGAGCGTGAGGCAAAGACCTTAGTCGCCTCCCTGCCATTAGGTTGGAAGCAGAAGCTCGCCTTCTCGGTGGCAGTGCTACACGACCCTAAAATCGTCTTCTTAGACGAACCTACGGGCGGGGTAGACCCCATCACACGGCGGCAGTTCTGGGACTTGATTTACGAGGTCTCCGACCGCGGCATCACCGTCTTCGTAACTACTCACTATATGGACGAGGCGGAGTACTGCAACCGTATCTCAATGATGGTCGATGGGGTGATGAAAGCCCTCGACAGTCCCGCCGCACTCAAGCAGCAATTTGGCAAAACCACAATGGACGAGGTGTTCTACGAGCTGGCACGTGGGGCAGAAAGGAGTGAGTAA
- a CDS encoding ABC transporter permease, protein MLLSFIRKEFYHILRDRKTLLMLIGMPVAQILLFGFALTNEVKDTPTVIVSEGRDAVVRTLGERFAHSRQFAVKDYLATTEEVGAAFRANKAKLAVVLPQGIERRLMRGEHVQIALITDASNPNEASTLVSYASAVIASYLKEVVPPVNQAQVELVSGGKSIGVLTTLLYNPELKESYNFVPGVLSLILMLICVLMTSVSIVREKEMGTMEVLLVSPVRPLTLILAKAVPYLLISVVNFLVILLISVTLLDMPVRGSVGLLFFESVLLIFVALSLGLLISNSTESQQTAMLLSLMGMMIPTLLFTGFMFPIENMPVALQYISNIVPTRWYYVIVKSIMLKGLGFGAIWKETLILAAMAVVLVGVSVVKFKKRLE, encoded by the coding sequence ATGTTATTATCATTTATACGAAAGGAATTTTACCATATACTGCGCGATCGCAAGACGCTGCTGATGCTCATCGGTATGCCTGTGGCGCAGATACTGCTCTTTGGCTTTGCGCTGACCAATGAGGTGAAGGATACCCCTACGGTTATCGTCAGTGAGGGGCGCGATGCGGTAGTACGCACACTCGGTGAGCGGTTTGCCCACAGTCGGCAGTTCGCCGTAAAGGACTACCTCGCTACCACTGAGGAAGTAGGGGCGGCGTTTCGAGCGAATAAGGCAAAGCTCGCTGTGGTGCTGCCTCAGGGCATCGAGCGGCGACTTATGCGCGGCGAGCACGTGCAGATAGCCCTTATCACCGATGCCAGCAATCCTAATGAGGCATCGACCTTAGTGAGCTACGCCTCGGCGGTGATTGCCAGCTATCTGAAGGAGGTAGTGCCTCCTGTGAATCAAGCGCAGGTGGAGTTGGTGAGCGGAGGCAAGTCGATAGGCGTACTCACCACGCTGCTCTACAATCCCGAGCTGAAAGAGTCGTACAACTTTGTGCCTGGGGTGCTTTCGCTGATATTGATGCTGATATGCGTACTGATGACCTCCGTATCCATAGTGCGCGAAAAGGAAATGGGCACAATGGAGGTGCTGCTCGTCTCGCCCGTGCGCCCACTGACGCTCATCTTGGCAAAGGCAGTGCCTTATCTGCTCATCTCAGTGGTGAACTTTCTGGTGATACTGCTCATCAGCGTAACCCTGCTCGATATGCCTGTGCGCGGCAGTGTAGGGCTGCTCTTCTTTGAGAGCGTACTGCTGATATTTGTAGCCCTCTCACTGGGGCTGCTCATCTCCAATAGCACCGAGAGTCAGCAAACGGCGATGTTGCTCTCCCTAATGGGTATGATGATTCCCACGCTGCTCTTCACGGGCTTTATGTTCCCCATAGAGAATATGCCCGTAGCCTTGCAATACATCTCCAATATAGTGCCTACACGCTGGTATTACGTCATCGTCAAGAGCATAATGCTCAAGGGATTAGGCTTTGGTGCGATATGGAAAGAGACGCTTATCCTCGCCGCTATGGCAGTGGTGCTGGTTGGGGTAAGTGTGGTTAAATTTAAAAAGAGATTAGAATGA
- a CDS encoding nuclear transport factor 2 family protein has protein sequence MKREQTIIRWFAMWLEQKAEGISDIFTPNAVYIECWRPKYVGLAKIQHWFNEWNIRGRVTQWKAKQFFHKEDQTVVQWIFSCEMKGEAAQSFEGLSLVRFDAEEKICFWQEFGCNTAHYDPYEYGATPVFKPTEEGVFF, from the coding sequence ATGAAAAGAGAACAGACAATCATCCGATGGTTTGCGATGTGGTTAGAGCAAAAGGCAGAGGGTATCAGCGATATTTTCACCCCTAACGCCGTGTATATAGAGTGCTGGCGACCCAAATACGTAGGCTTAGCAAAGATACAACACTGGTTTAATGAGTGGAACATACGCGGACGAGTAACGCAGTGGAAGGCAAAGCAGTTTTTCCATAAAGAGGACCAAACCGTGGTACAATGGATTTTTAGCTGTGAGATGAAAGGCGAGGCAGCGCAATCGTTCGAAGGGCTTTCCTTAGTGCGTTTTGATGCGGAGGAAAAAATCTGCTTTTGGCAAGAGTTTGGCTGCAATACAGCCCACTACGACCCTTACGAGTACGGGGCAACCCCTGTATTCAAACCCACTGAAGAAGGCGTGTTTTTCTAA
- a CDS encoding ABC transporter ATP-binding protein, with translation MNTHTSNDLIIEGVSKQYKTGNKEPVQALSDISLKVEDGELFGLIGADGAGKTTLFRIIATLLLPDSGTVRVCGYDVLNDMQAIRNIVGYMPGKFSLYQDLSVEENLRFFAAVFGTTVEANYGLIKDIYEQIAPFKTRRAGKLSGGMKQKLALCCALIHRPRLLLLDEPTTGVDSVSRQEFWEMLRRLKKEGITIVVSTPYMDEASLCQRIALIQGGKLLGINTPQGIIKGYGERLYAVKATEMSVLLRTLSSCPKVSSANAFGEYHHITLATGATIDEVVQYAETQGLQGVAAKEITPTVEDCFMKLMRQA, from the coding sequence ATGAACACACATACATCTAACGACCTCATCATCGAGGGGGTAAGCAAGCAGTATAAAACGGGTAATAAAGAGCCTGTACAAGCCCTTAGTGATATTTCCTTAAAAGTGGAAGACGGCGAGCTCTTTGGGCTTATCGGTGCTGACGGGGCGGGCAAGACAACCCTCTTCCGCATTATCGCTACGCTGCTCTTGCCCGATAGCGGCACGGTGCGCGTATGCGGCTACGATGTGCTCAATGATATGCAGGCGATACGCAACATCGTGGGCTATATGCCTGGGAAGTTCTCCCTCTACCAAGACCTCAGCGTGGAGGAAAACCTGCGCTTCTTTGCCGCCGTCTTTGGCACGACAGTCGAGGCAAATTACGGGCTTATCAAGGACATCTACGAGCAGATTGCGCCCTTCAAAACACGGCGCGCGGGCAAGCTCTCGGGGGGTATGAAGCAGAAGCTCGCCCTCTGTTGCGCGCTTATCCACCGTCCGCGCCTGCTGCTCTTAGACGAGCCCACTACAGGGGTGGACAGCGTTTCGCGACAAGAGTTCTGGGAGATGCTGCGCCGCCTGAAAAAGGAAGGCATCACCATCGTGGTCTCTACCCCCTATATGGATGAGGCTTCGCTCTGCCAGCGCATTGCGCTCATACAAGGAGGCAAATTGCTGGGTATCAACACCCCTCAGGGCATCATTAAGGGCTATGGCGAGCGGCTTTACGCCGTAAAGGCAACCGAGATGAGTGTCCTCCTACGCACGCTCAGCAGTTGCCCCAAAGTGAGCAGTGCCAACGCCTTTGGGGAGTATCACCACATCACTCTTGCCACAGGGGCGACTATTGATGAGGTAGTGCAGTACGCCGAGACACAAGGCTTGCAGGGGGTAGCGGCAAAGGAAATCACCCCTACGGTGGAGGATTGTTTTATGAAGCTGATGAGGCAGGCGTGA
- a CDS encoding TetR/AcrR family transcriptional regulator: MSKKTDLSTQEKILEAARKLFIERGYAATTARDIAVEAGTNLALLNYHFKSKELLFQRVVQESMQTFFGVIAPVINNETMSLDEKLKTLIDNYIGLLLENPRMPMFIMHIIDSNPHFVGGLIDVREVLERSSLAGQIKEVNPLMDVRQFVTALLGMVIFPFMARSTIFKAKEFKAEMLKRKELIYKWGKMMLDSQ; encoded by the coding sequence ATGAGTAAGAAAACGGATTTAAGTACGCAGGAGAAGATACTTGAGGCAGCACGCAAACTCTTTATTGAGCGGGGCTATGCGGCGACTACCGCACGTGATATTGCTGTGGAGGCGGGCACAAACCTCGCGCTACTGAATTATCACTTTAAGAGTAAGGAGCTGCTCTTTCAGCGGGTGGTGCAGGAGAGTATGCAGACGTTCTTTGGGGTGATTGCGCCTGTTATCAATAATGAGACGATGAGCCTTGATGAGAAACTGAAAACACTGATCGATAACTATATCGGGCTACTGCTGGAGAACCCTCGTATGCCGATGTTTATAATGCATATCATTGACAGCAATCCTCACTTTGTGGGGGGACTGATTGATGTGCGTGAGGTGCTGGAACGGTCGTCTCTCGCAGGGCAGATTAAGGAGGTAAACCCTTTGATGGATGTCAGGCAGTTTGTTACGGCACTGTTGGGTATGGTGATCTTCCCTTTTATGGCGCGCAGTACGATCTTTAAGGCTAAGGAGTTTAAAGCAGAGATGCTAAAACGCAAGGAACTTATATATAAATGGGGGAAGATGATGCTTGATAGTCAGTGA
- a CDS encoding ATP-grasp domain-containing protein has translation MNYIIISPYFPQNFQKFAIELHKAGVNVLGIGQESYEQLDAPLKAALTEYFRVQNLEDITEVKRAVAYLFYKHGAIDRIESQNEHWLTLDAQLREQFNIFGLKEAELRKTKYKSEMKKCFIKAGVPVAAGRLVTSRAEIAEAVAALGLPLIAKPDSGVGAAATYKLSSQEDVAHFATSWGEQHPYFLEQFITDGVITTYDGILDREGNIVYECGMTYYHTPLDLLTNPDLDCGYYIEKDLDPQLVAYGRADIKAFGMRERFFHIEFFKRPDGSYIAIEYNNRPAGTYSLDVYNYTHAQDQFAIYAKVVTDSLQTPVEKAHRYGLATTRRDCNTYRYSDAELRSRYGDAFKAALRLPEVFAALQGDVMYIYAADTFEEITTMREETSLK, from the coding sequence ATGAATTACATCATTATTTCTCCTTATTTTCCGCAGAACTTTCAAAAGTTCGCTATAGAGCTTCACAAGGCAGGCGTAAATGTCCTTGGTATAGGACAGGAATCTTATGAGCAACTCGATGCCCCTCTGAAGGCTGCCCTTACGGAGTACTTTCGCGTGCAGAATCTCGAAGACATAACGGAAGTGAAACGGGCAGTCGCTTACCTCTTCTACAAACACGGAGCGATCGACCGCATTGAGTCGCAGAACGAACATTGGCTTACCCTTGATGCCCAACTCCGAGAGCAGTTCAACATCTTCGGACTTAAGGAGGCTGAGCTGAGAAAAACTAAATACAAGTCGGAGATGAAGAAGTGCTTTATCAAGGCAGGGGTACCTGTTGCCGCAGGTCGCTTGGTAACTTCGCGTGCGGAGATCGCTGAGGCAGTGGCGGCACTCGGCTTACCGCTGATTGCCAAGCCCGACAGTGGAGTAGGGGCGGCAGCTACTTACAAGCTGAGTTCGCAGGAAGATGTCGCACACTTCGCTACCTCTTGGGGCGAGCAGCATCCTTACTTCTTAGAACAGTTTATCACCGATGGAGTTATCACCACTTACGACGGCATTTTAGACCGTGAGGGCAACATCGTCTACGAGTGCGGAATGACCTATTACCACACCCCGCTCGACTTGCTCACTAACCCCGATTTGGATTGCGGCTACTACATCGAGAAAGACCTCGATCCACAGCTTGTAGCCTACGGACGTGCGGATATTAAGGCTTTTGGTATGCGCGAGCGGTTCTTCCACATCGAGTTCTTCAAGCGTCCCGATGGCAGCTATATTGCCATTGAGTACAACAATCGCCCCGCAGGTACTTACTCTTTAGATGTGTATAACTACACCCACGCACAGGATCAGTTCGCCATATACGCCAAAGTGGTTACTGACAGCCTGCAAACCCCTGTGGAGAAAGCCCATCGCTATGGCTTAGCCACCACACGCCGCGACTGCAATACCTACCGTTACAGCGATGCCGAACTGCGCTCACGCTATGGTGATGCCTTCAAGGCTGCCCTACGCCTGCCAGAGGTCTTTGCTGCCCTCCAAGGCGATGTGATGTATATCTACGCAGCCGACACTTTCGAGGAAATCACCACAATGCGTGAAGAAACGTCTTTAAAATAG
- a CDS encoding ABC transporter permease gives MRTLRFLLRKEFRQIFRNRSIVAMMLIAPIMQLLILPLAANYEVKNIHLSVVDNDRSTYSQDLLERITASGYFILERYSSSYDEALGDVETDRSDVVLSIPQGFERDLVREGKATLALAVNSINGVKATMGNAYLGQIVQRYNAQLQSSAGGNRVEVVPAYWFNPTLNFRLFIVPAILGMLVTMVCGYMCALNIVKEKEVGTMEQINVTPVKKWQFILAKLVPFWCIGMFVFTLGLFGVGYLVYGIVPVGNVLLLYGYLAVYLVALLGFALLISTYSETQQQAMSVAYFFMMIFILMSGMFTSIDSMPLWAKAIARANPVSYFIEVVRSIVLKGSGFKDLWVNFAMLIAFALLLNTWAIRNYKKTN, from the coding sequence ATGAGAACCTTACGTTTTTTACTCCGCAAGGAGTTCCGACAGATATTCCGCAACAGGTCGATTGTGGCGATGATGCTCATTGCCCCGATTATGCAGTTGCTTATTTTGCCGCTGGCAGCCAATTACGAGGTGAAGAATATCCACCTCTCTGTGGTGGATAACGATAGGAGTACCTATTCGCAAGACCTCTTGGAGCGTATCACTGCCTCAGGTTATTTTATCTTGGAGCGTTATAGCAGTTCGTATGATGAGGCATTGGGCGATGTAGAAACCGACCGTTCCGATGTGGTGCTGAGCATTCCCCAAGGCTTCGAGCGCGACCTGGTGCGTGAAGGGAAGGCTACGCTCGCCCTCGCGGTGAACTCTATCAATGGGGTAAAAGCTACAATGGGTAATGCCTATCTTGGGCAGATTGTGCAACGATATAACGCTCAGTTGCAGTCCTCCGCTGGGGGGAATAGGGTAGAGGTAGTGCCTGCTTATTGGTTTAACCCCACGCTGAACTTCCGTCTCTTTATCGTGCCTGCGATCCTTGGTATGCTCGTTACGATGGTCTGTGGCTATATGTGCGCGCTGAATATCGTCAAGGAGAAAGAGGTCGGCACTATGGAGCAAATCAACGTAACGCCCGTGAAGAAATGGCAATTTATCTTGGCAAAGCTCGTGCCCTTTTGGTGTATCGGTATGTTCGTCTTCACCCTCGGACTCTTTGGGGTGGGCTATTTAGTGTATGGTATTGTGCCTGTGGGCAATGTGCTGTTGCTCTACGGCTATTTGGCGGTATATTTGGTGGCACTTTTGGGCTTTGCCCTGCTCATATCCACCTACTCTGAGACGCAGCAACAGGCGATGTCGGTGGCTTATTTCTTTATGATGATCTTCATCCTGATGAGCGGTATGTTCACCTCCATCGATAGTATGCCACTATGGGCAAAAGCGATTGCACGTGCCAATCCTGTGAGTTACTTTATCGAAGTGGTGCGCAGCATAGTACTCAAAGGCAGCGGCTTTAAAGACCTGTGGGTAAATTTCGCAATGCTCATAGCCTTTGCCCTCCTCTTAAACACTTGGGCAATACGCAATTATAAAAAGACGAATTAG
- the mnmG gene encoding tRNA uridine-5-carboxymethylaminomethyl(34) synthesis enzyme MnmG, with protein sequence MFTDIYDVIVVGAGHAGSEAAAAAANMGARTLLITMNLQHIAQMSCNPAMGGIAKGQIVREIDALGGYSGIITDKTAIQFKMLNQSKGPAMWSLRAQSDRMRFSEAWRLRLESLPMLDLFQDMVTDLVIEHGKVCGVVTALGVTIKARAVVLTNGTFLNGVIHIGLKQFGGGRAGEGAARGITERLVAEGFEAGRMKTGTPPRVDARSLDFTKMIPQPGDAHPQKFSFSAETQPLAVQKDCYMAYTSERVHALLRTGFDRSPMFTGRIQGVGPRYCPSIEDKINRFADKDRHQLFIEPEGWHTVEMYVNGFSTSLPEDVQFAALRAVEGFERVKFLRPGYAIEYDYFPPTQLRHSLETKLVEHLYFAGQINGTTGYEEAAAQGLMAGINAVLKLREQEPFVLRRDEAYIGVLIDDLITKGTEEPYRMFTSRAEYRTLLRQDNADSRLTPLGYQLGTVTEERMRAFEAKEAQARDFIAFIQELSVKPEEVNPILERYQSSPMKQGDKMQKVLSRPDVTLEDFETIPAVASYIAEHHITAEVKERAEIEVKYAGYIEKEKHNADKLSRLEHIRIPESFDYDRLTSLSFEAREKLKKIRPTTLAQAGRISGVSPADVSILLIYMGR encoded by the coding sequence TTGTTTACAGATATTTATGATGTGATCGTAGTAGGCGCAGGGCACGCGGGAAGCGAGGCGGCTGCGGCTGCGGCGAATATGGGAGCGCGTACGCTGCTCATCACGATGAACTTACAGCATATCGCACAGATGTCGTGCAACCCTGCTATGGGCGGGATTGCCAAGGGGCAAATCGTGCGCGAAATCGATGCGCTGGGCGGCTATAGCGGTATTATCACCGATAAAACGGCGATCCAATTTAAGATGCTCAACCAATCGAAAGGACCCGCGATGTGGAGTCTGCGCGCACAGAGTGATCGGATGCGTTTCTCGGAAGCGTGGCGACTGCGCTTGGAGAGTTTGCCGATGCTTGATTTATTTCAGGATATGGTAACCGACTTGGTGATTGAGCACGGCAAGGTGTGCGGGGTAGTAACCGCCTTGGGCGTAACTATCAAAGCGCGGGCTGTGGTGCTCACCAATGGTACATTCCTCAATGGGGTGATCCACATTGGGCTGAAACAGTTTGGCGGTGGGAGAGCAGGCGAAGGCGCTGCGCGTGGCATTACCGAACGGCTCGTAGCAGAGGGCTTTGAGGCTGGGCGTATGAAGACAGGCACCCCGCCACGGGTAGATGCCCGCTCACTCGATTTTACGAAGATGATCCCCCAACCTGGCGATGCGCACCCACAGAAGTTTTCTTTTTCAGCAGAAACTCAGCCGCTCGCTGTGCAAAAGGATTGCTATATGGCTTACACGAGCGAGCGCGTGCACGCGCTATTGCGCACGGGCTTTGACCGCTCGCCGATGTTCACAGGACGCATACAAGGCGTGGGACCTCGCTATTGCCCCTCAATAGAAGATAAAATCAATCGCTTTGCGGATAAGGATAGGCATCAGCTCTTTATCGAACCCGAGGGCTGGCATACGGTGGAGATGTATGTGAATGGGTTTTCGACCTCGCTGCCTGAGGACGTGCAGTTTGCGGCACTGAGAGCAGTGGAAGGCTTTGAGCGGGTGAAGTTCTTGCGCCCAGGTTACGCCATTGAATACGACTACTTCCCTCCGACACAGTTGCGGCATAGCTTAGAGACCAAGCTCGTGGAGCATCTTTACTTTGCGGGGCAAATCAACGGGACTACAGGTTATGAGGAGGCAGCCGCGCAAGGGCTGATGGCAGGCATCAATGCGGTACTCAAATTGCGCGAACAGGAGCCTTTTGTGCTACGCCGCGATGAGGCGTACATTGGGGTACTCATTGACGACCTCATCACTAAGGGCACAGAAGAGCCCTATCGTATGTTTACCTCGCGGGCGGAATATCGCACGTTGCTCAGGCAAGACAATGCCGATAGCAGGCTTACGCCGCTGGGGTATCAGCTCGGGACAGTAACAGAGGAGCGTATGCGCGCCTTTGAGGCTAAGGAAGCTCAGGCGAGGGACTTTATCGCGTTTATACAAGAACTAAGTGTAAAGCCCGAAGAGGTAAACCCCATATTGGAACGGTATCAGTCCTCACCGATGAAGCAGGGTGATAAGATGCAGAAAGTACTTTCGCGCCCCGATGTAACCTTGGAGGATTTTGAGACGATACCTGCCGTAGCAAGCTATATTGCCGAGCATCATATCACAGCGGAGGTAAAGGAGCGCGCAGAGATAGAAGTGAAGTACGCCGGCTATATTGAGAAAGAGAAGCACAATGCCGATAAGCTCAGCAGGTTAGAGCATATCCGCATTCCTGAGAGCTTTGATTATGACCGTCTGACTTCGCTCTCTTTTGAGGCACGTGAGAAGCTCAAGAAGATACGCCCTACTACCTTGGCACAGGCAGGGCGCATTAGCGGGGTGTCGCCAGCGGATGTCAGTATCTTGCTCATCTATATGGGGAGATGA